One Solirubrobacterales bacterium DNA window includes the following coding sequences:
- the ruvC gene encoding crossover junction endodeoxyribonuclease RuvC: MVVIGIDPGVANTGFGIVESRGSALLALDGGVIRTESAQPLELRLALIADQIEDLLVKYSPDAMAIESIYFGKNVESAFSVGQARGAVVCEAGRRGVRVDSYTPQQIKLAVCGSGGAGKEQVQTMVTALLDLAGPVPPDHAADALAVGICHLNSAPLMSAIGAAS; the protein is encoded by the coding sequence ATGGTCGTCATCGGCATCGATCCAGGCGTGGCCAACACCGGGTTCGGCATAGTCGAGAGCCGCGGTTCTGCGCTGCTTGCGCTGGACGGCGGAGTGATCAGGACTGAATCCGCTCAACCACTTGAGCTGCGCCTGGCGCTGATCGCTGACCAGATCGAAGATCTGCTCGTGAAATACAGCCCCGACGCCATGGCGATCGAGTCGATCTACTTCGGTAAGAATGTCGAGTCTGCGTTTTCGGTGGGGCAGGCGCGTGGCGCGGTTGTTTGCGAGGCAGGCAGGCGTGGCGTTCGAGTCGATTCGTACACGCCGCAGCAGATCAAGTTGGCCGTTTGCGGAAGTGGCGGCGCCGGCAAGGAGCAAGTTCAGACGATGGTCACGGCGCTGCTCGATCTTGCCGGGCCAGTCCCGCCCGACCACGCCGCCGACGCTCTCGCCGTCGGCATCTGTCATCTCAACAGCGCGCCACTTATGAGCGCGATCGGAGCCGCGTCTTGA
- a CDS encoding YebC/PmpR family DNA-binding transcriptional regulator: MSGHSKWSSIKHKKGAADKKRGALFTKLARGITIAARDGADPAGNAALALAIQKAKDNSMPKDNIERAVAKGAGTDKDAAAVEEVVYEGYGPAGVALLIHCYTDNRNRTGADVRSILTKNGGSLGEPGSVSYVFEKKGSVVIEAANASEEDLMVAIDAGAEDIVEDGDHFEVVSDPHDLAAVRAAIEDAGIAVASADVIQRPKTRVEVEDKDAAKVFRVIELLDDNDDVNDVAANFEVSDAALEELAAS, translated from the coding sequence ATGTCTGGACACTCAAAATGGTCGTCGATCAAACACAAGAAGGGCGCAGCCGACAAGAAGCGCGGCGCGCTGTTCACAAAGCTTGCACGCGGGATCACGATCGCGGCGCGCGACGGCGCTGATCCCGCCGGAAACGCGGCGCTCGCCCTGGCCATTCAAAAGGCCAAGGACAACTCCATGCCCAAGGACAACATCGAGCGCGCGGTCGCCAAGGGCGCTGGCACCGACAAGGATGCCGCCGCCGTCGAGGAAGTTGTGTACGAGGGGTATGGCCCGGCCGGAGTCGCGCTGCTGATCCACTGCTACACCGACAATCGCAATCGCACCGGCGCAGATGTTCGAAGCATTCTCACCAAAAACGGTGGATCGTTGGGCGAGCCTGGATCGGTTTCGTACGTGTTCGAAAAGAAGGGCTCGGTGGTGATTGAGGCCGCCAACGCATCCGAGGAGGACCTGATGGTCGCGATCGACGCCGGAGCCGAGGACATCGTCGAGGACGGCGATCACTTCGAGGTCGTTTCAGACCCTCACGATCTCGCGGCGGTACGCGCGGCGATCGAGGATGCCGGAATCGCCGTCGCCTCGGCCGACGTGATCCAACGCCCGAAGACGCGCGTTGAAGTTGAAGACAAGGACGCCGCCAAGGTCTTCCGCGTGATCGAGCTTCTCGACGACAACGACGACGTCAACGACGTCGCCGCGAACTTCGAAGTGTCGGACGCCGCCCTCGAGGAGCTGGCTGCCAGTTAG
- a CDS encoding aminopeptidase, producing MRDPRVEALAQILVNYSTGVKPGETCVIQSEVVAEPLVQAVYEEVLKAGGLPIVQLSLSEQAPAFYKYANDEQLAWIPPTAQWVAEHIDNRIVIMADTNTRALSSVDPAKQGIVSKARKPLMDASMQRSASGDYRWSLTLFPTQAYASEAGLSLSEYEDFFYSACLADDPDPLTAWQRQSDTVKRLAEWIQGKEEVHIQAPGTDIKLGIAGRTFIPCVGTHNMPDGEFFTGPIEDSVNGEVAFSFPATYGGREVSGVKFKFEDGKVTDASAEQGEDFLLEMLDTDEGARTLGELGIGTNYGITTGTKEILLDEKIGGTVHMAVGMSYPESGGVNDSAIHWDMVCDLRQGGTIHVDGELMQKDGNFVV from the coding sequence ATGAGAGACCCACGCGTAGAAGCACTTGCCCAGATCCTTGTCAACTACTCGACCGGCGTGAAGCCGGGCGAGACCTGCGTGATCCAGTCCGAGGTCGTCGCAGAACCACTGGTGCAGGCGGTCTACGAAGAGGTGCTCAAGGCCGGCGGCCTGCCGATCGTGCAGCTCTCGCTTTCTGAGCAGGCGCCCGCCTTCTACAAGTACGCCAATGACGAGCAGCTCGCGTGGATCCCGCCGACGGCCCAATGGGTGGCAGAGCACATAGACAACCGCATCGTGATCATGGCCGACACCAACACGCGCGCCCTGAGCAGTGTGGACCCGGCCAAGCAGGGCATCGTCAGCAAGGCCCGCAAGCCGTTGATGGATGCGTCGATGCAGCGATCGGCCTCGGGCGACTACCGCTGGTCGCTCACGCTCTTCCCGACCCAGGCCTACGCCTCAGAGGCCGGGCTGTCCCTCTCCGAGTACGAGGACTTCTTCTACAGCGCCTGCCTTGCCGACGACCCCGACCCGCTGACCGCCTGGCAGCGCCAGTCAGACACCGTCAAGCGCCTCGCCGAGTGGATCCAAGGCAAAGAAGAAGTGCATATCCAGGCCCCCGGCACCGACATCAAGCTCGGCATCGCCGGCCGCACATTCATTCCCTGCGTCGGCACGCACAACATGCCCGACGGAGAGTTCTTCACCGGACCGATCGAGGACAGCGTGAACGGCGAAGTCGCCTTCAGCTTCCCGGCGACATACGGCGGACGAGAGGTCAGCGGCGTCAAGTTCAAGTTCGAAGACGGCAAGGTCACCGACGCCTCGGCCGAACAGGGCGAGGACTTCCTGCTCGAGATGCTCGACACCGACGAAGGCGCGCGCACGCTGGGCGAGCTCGGCATCGGCACCAACTACGGCATCACCACCGGCACCAAGGAGATCCTGCTCGACGAGAAGATCGGCGGTACGGTTCACATGGCAGTCGGCATGAGTTACCCGGAGAGCGGTGGGGTCAACGACTCAGCGATTCACTGGGACATGGTCTGCGACCTCCGCCAGGGCGGAACGATTCATGTTGACGGCGAGCTGATGCAGAAGGACGGCAATTTCGTCGTCTAG
- a CDS encoding glycoside hydrolase family 3 protein, producing MTRFGVTTVALLLIGAVIAAVALISGGTEKTAPAAVADAATKKLTTAQLIGQRITTGYVGTTPPRSVLRAVRSGRIGGVVLFTNNMPTPAVARRAINKLRAWAEAGGMPPPFVMTDQEGGIVQRLPSIPPTRTPASMGRNSDPARTGMNQGLATGRALKKYGFNVNLAPVVDVPKVRNSFLGNRAYSSSAQVTANATCAFAEGNEKGGVAATFKHFPGLGRAGADTDFNDVDIDASRALIDADNEPYRQCPATPTFVMMSSSRYSKLGFDRPASLERGAYTMLAETGFRGLTITDALDTPQFGPGANTSRTALQAGVDVLLWGQAYGRAMSARSRLLRDVKSGRVTRAQLEPGVERIVALKQKLSDK from the coding sequence ATGACCCGCTTTGGCGTGACAACGGTCGCGCTTTTGCTCATTGGTGCAGTGATCGCTGCCGTGGCGCTGATCAGCGGCGGAACTGAGAAGACGGCTCCAGCAGCGGTCGCCGACGCGGCAACGAAAAAGCTCACGACAGCGCAGCTGATCGGACAGCGCATCACCACTGGTTACGTCGGCACTACGCCGCCGAGGTCAGTGCTGCGAGCGGTCAGGTCCGGTCGCATCGGCGGAGTGGTGTTGTTCACGAACAATATGCCGACGCCGGCCGTTGCGCGTCGCGCAATCAACAAGCTTCGGGCGTGGGCAGAGGCAGGGGGAATGCCGCCGCCGTTCGTTATGACTGATCAGGAGGGCGGGATCGTCCAGCGACTTCCTTCGATCCCCCCGACCCGCACGCCGGCATCGATGGGGCGCAATTCCGACCCAGCCCGCACCGGCATGAATCAAGGCCTCGCGACGGGCCGCGCGCTGAAGAAATACGGCTTCAACGTAAACCTCGCGCCGGTGGTTGATGTGCCAAAAGTCAGAAACTCGTTCCTTGGCAACCGCGCCTATTCAAGTAGCGCGCAAGTCACGGCCAACGCCACGTGCGCCTTTGCTGAGGGCAACGAGAAGGGCGGGGTGGCCGCGACGTTCAAGCACTTCCCGGGCCTCGGCCGCGCCGGTGCGGACACCGACTTCAACGACGTCGACATCGATGCCTCACGTGCACTTATCGATGCAGACAACGAGCCCTATCGGCAGTGCCCTGCCACACCCACCTTCGTAATGATGTCGAGCTCGCGCTATTCCAAACTCGGATTCGATCGACCGGCCTCACTCGAGAGGGGCGCCTACACAATGCTCGCCGAGACCGGCTTCAGGGGGCTCACGATCACTGATGCGCTCGACACGCCGCAATTCGGTCCCGGCGCCAACACTTCGCGCACGGCGCTGCAGGCGGGCGTGGATGTGCTGCTCTGGGGCCAGGCCTACGGCCGTGCAATGTCGGCGCGCAGTCGCCTGCTGCGCGACGTCAAGTCAGGCCGCGTCACGCGTGCGCAGCTAGAACCGGGCGTGGAACGCATCGTCGCGCTCAAGCAGAAGCTGAGCGACAAATAG
- the pdxT gene encoding pyridoxal 5'-phosphate synthase glutaminase subunit PdxT produces the protein MIGVLALQGGVAAHVKHLRLRGAETREVRTPRDIDGLDGMILPGGESTTMMRGIEREGLAGPLSEFIRGGAPVLATCAGAIILDDAHLGLLDITCVRNAYGAQTHSFEDEVTVEGEPFHGVFIRAPKIIRVGNAAVIAERGDEPIGVRSGSITAYTFHPELTRDARIHDNFLKLKFNLERAA, from the coding sequence CTGATCGGCGTCCTCGCCCTTCAGGGTGGCGTTGCCGCGCATGTGAAACATCTGCGCCTGCGCGGCGCCGAGACGCGCGAGGTGCGCACCCCTCGCGACATCGATGGACTGGATGGAATGATTTTGCCTGGAGGCGAATCAACCACGATGATGCGCGGGATCGAGCGTGAGGGACTGGCCGGGCCGTTGAGTGAGTTCATCCGCGGGGGAGCCCCTGTGCTTGCGACCTGCGCCGGAGCAATCATCCTCGACGATGCTCACCTCGGCCTGCTCGACATAACCTGCGTGCGCAATGCATACGGCGCGCAGACTCACAGCTTCGAGGACGAGGTGACGGTCGAAGGGGAGCCGTTTCACGGAGTTTTCATCCGCGCGCCGAAGATCATCCGTGTCGGCAACGCAGCTGTGATCGCAGAACGCGGCGACGAGCCGATCGGCGTCCGGTCTGGATCGATCACGGCGTACACCTTTCATCCTGAGTTGACCCGGGATGCAAGGATTCACGACAACTTTCTGAAACTCAAATTCAACCTCGAAAGAGCAGCATGA
- the ruvA gene encoding Holliday junction branch migration protein RuvA, with amino-acid sequence MIASVSGEVMHKGAGHVVIEAGGVGYMLSVSGSTLEEVAPVGTRASLLATMVVREDAMQLYGFATGEERDVFGLLTGVSGVGPKVALAVLSSMTVPEVEAALVTGDHETFQKVPGIGKRTAERLVVELRDKVIPSGAPTVLRTAARSDDPVLLARDGLLGLGYSLAQAEAMLVEASGESTEELIASALRGVAV; translated from the coding sequence TTGATCGCATCAGTTTCAGGAGAAGTCATGCACAAGGGCGCAGGCCACGTCGTGATCGAGGCAGGGGGAGTGGGCTACATGCTCAGCGTCTCCGGGAGCACCCTTGAAGAAGTCGCACCGGTCGGCACCAGAGCCTCGCTACTGGCCACCATGGTCGTGCGCGAAGACGCAATGCAGCTCTACGGATTCGCAACCGGTGAAGAACGCGACGTCTTCGGCCTGCTCACGGGTGTGAGTGGTGTAGGTCCCAAGGTTGCGCTGGCCGTGCTCAGCTCAATGACCGTTCCCGAGGTCGAGGCGGCGCTTGTCACCGGCGACCACGAGACCTTCCAGAAAGTTCCCGGCATCGGCAAGCGCACCGCAGAGCGCCTGGTCGTCGAGCTGCGGGACAAGGTCATCCCTTCCGGCGCGCCGACAGTTCTGCGCACTGCGGCCCGCTCCGACGACCCGGTTCTGCTCGCGCGCGACGGACTGCTTGGCCTTGGATACTCGCTGGCGCAGGCCGAGGCGATGCTCGTCGAGGCATCGGGCGAGTCGACCGAAGAATTGATTGCTTCTGCGCTCCGTGGGGTCGCAGTCTGA
- the pdxS gene encoding pyridoxal 5'-phosphate synthase lyase subunit PdxS, whose protein sequence is MTDESTREATFAVKTGMAEMLRGGVIMDVVDAEQAKIAEAAGASAVMALERVPSDIRRDGGVARMSAPEMIRGIQECVTIPVMAKARIGHFVEAQVLESLEVDYVDESEVLTPADEVNHIDKWDFKVPFVCGATNLGEALRRISEGAAMIRSKGEAGTGDVVEAVRHIRQIRGDIKKLSVLDENELAAAAKDLRAPLGIVREVALTGSLPVVLFVAGGIATPADAALMMQLGAEGVFVGSGIFKSSDPEKRAAAVVEATTHFADPERVLAASEGLGAAMDSLESRKLDESELLAGRGW, encoded by the coding sequence ATGACTGATGAATCGACGCGTGAAGCAACTTTTGCAGTGAAGACCGGTATGGCGGAGATGCTCCGCGGCGGCGTGATCATGGATGTGGTTGACGCCGAGCAGGCCAAGATCGCCGAGGCCGCAGGTGCGTCAGCCGTTATGGCGCTTGAGCGCGTCCCCAGCGACATCCGCCGCGACGGCGGCGTCGCTCGCATGAGTGCCCCGGAGATGATCCGTGGCATTCAGGAATGCGTGACGATCCCCGTGATGGCCAAGGCCCGCATCGGCCACTTTGTCGAGGCCCAGGTCCTCGAATCCCTTGAGGTTGACTACGTCGATGAGTCCGAGGTGCTGACGCCGGCCGACGAGGTCAACCACATCGACAAGTGGGACTTCAAGGTCCCGTTCGTCTGCGGCGCGACCAATCTCGGTGAGGCGCTGCGCCGTATCAGTGAGGGCGCCGCGATGATTCGCTCCAAGGGCGAGGCCGGGACCGGCGACGTGGTCGAAGCGGTGCGCCACATCCGCCAGATCCGAGGCGACATCAAGAAGCTTTCTGTGCTTGACGAGAACGAGCTCGCTGCCGCGGCCAAAGACCTGCGCGCCCCGCTCGGCATCGTGCGCGAAGTCGCGCTGACGGGTTCGCTTCCGGTCGTGCTGTTCGTCGCCGGCGGGATCGCCACTCCGGCAGACGCCGCATTGATGATGCAGCTCGGTGCCGAGGGCGTGTTCGTCGGTTCAGGAATCTTCAAGTCATCGGACCCCGAGAAGCGCGCCGCGGCAGTCGTCGAGGCCACGACTCACTTCGCAGATCCAGAGCGCGTGCTGGCAGCGTCAGAGGGCCTGGGCGCTGCGATGGACAGTCTCGAGAGTCGCAAGCTAGACGAGTCGGAGCTGCTTGCTGGCCGCGGCTGGTAA
- a CDS encoding SDR family oxidoreductase, whose translation MSYEATFKDKIAIITGAASGLGMGFAKEIGKAGGTVVAADVDVAGLEKVVAEIGGNAEAHQLDVRDSSAVTALVDSTVEKHGRLDYIFNNAGIAVQGYVEEIPIEDWDAIIDINLKGVAYGTSAAYRHMVKQGHGHIVNTASLAGLTPAPLLAPYSTVKFGVVGMCDSLRVEAQSKGVYVTALCPGFIDTGIYENSRATGFDKTKAKDSIPGGVVGLDKGVKQLLDGVVKRKRVVTLPWFAHLLILGYKLTPNTSIRISGRFAAMQAKKARIKN comes from the coding sequence ATGAGCTACGAAGCAACCTTCAAAGACAAGATCGCGATCATCACTGGCGCCGCCTCTGGCTTGGGCATGGGATTTGCCAAGGAGATCGGGAAAGCCGGCGGCACGGTCGTTGCAGCAGACGTGGACGTGGCCGGCCTCGAGAAGGTCGTCGCCGAGATCGGCGGCAACGCAGAAGCGCACCAGCTTGACGTTCGCGACAGCTCCGCCGTCACCGCGCTGGTCGACTCGACAGTCGAGAAGCACGGCCGCCTCGATTACATCTTCAACAACGCTGGAATCGCCGTCCAGGGCTACGTCGAGGAGATCCCGATCGAGGACTGGGACGCAATCATCGACATCAACCTCAAGGGCGTGGCCTACGGCACCTCGGCTGCCTACAGGCACATGGTCAAGCAGGGCCACGGGCACATCGTGAATACCGCTTCGCTGGCTGGACTCACGCCGGCCCCGTTGCTCGCGCCGTACAGCACTGTCAAGTTCGGCGTCGTCGGCATGTGCGACTCGTTGCGCGTTGAGGCGCAGTCGAAGGGCGTTTACGTCACGGCGCTCTGCCCGGGCTTCATTGACACCGGCATCTACGAGAACTCACGCGCAACGGGATTTGACAAAACCAAGGCGAAGGACAGCATCCCCGGCGGAGTCGTGGGGCTGGACAAAGGTGTGAAGCAGCTGCTCGACGGCGTCGTGAAGCGCAAGCGCGTCGTCACGCTGCCCTGGTTTGCCCATCTCTTGATCCTCGGCTACAAGCTCACCCCCAACACCAGCATCCGAATCAGCGGCCGCTTCGCCGCGATGCAGGCCAAGAAGGCCCGCATCAAGAACTAA
- a CDS encoding deoxyribodipyrimidine photo-lyase, translating into MGIRSLKTRLDNEPLSPSRDRHLNSRTTREGPAIHWMSRDQRVRDNHGLLLASELGTHVHVVFCLLDRCGAASQRHFKFMLDGLEQVERDLRELGIPFSLLLGDAAITLPSFAASIGAGAVTCDFSPLAPSRRRRSFLAKSLEMPLVEVDSRNIVPAWVAADKHVYAAFHLRSRHAKMLPEYLLEIPQLERQSGECEPVDWEAAREFVKADHHGPEIKIASGESAARIALDDFIATRLEGYAERRGRPDVDQQSRLSPYLHFGQLSCQRAVLDVKASGAPPEDIAEFVDEAVTWRELSDNFCLYVDGYASAKGFPNWGRKTLDAHAADARDVVYDFDAFEQADTHDVLWNAAQLEMVRTGRMHNYMRMYWAKKILEWSESPDEAARIAVLLNDRYELDGRDPNGYAGVAWAIGGVHDRPWMERSVYGKVRYMNENGARRKFDVDAYIRRVAPELLDPQLF; encoded by the coding sequence ATGGGCATCAGAAGTCTGAAAACGAGATTAGACAACGAACCGCTCTCCCCTTCCAGGGATCGCCACCTGAATAGCCGCACAACACGCGAAGGCCCGGCCATACATTGGATGAGTCGCGACCAGCGCGTGCGTGACAACCATGGCTTGTTGCTGGCATCTGAGCTCGGGACACACGTGCACGTTGTCTTCTGCCTGCTCGACCGGTGCGGCGCCGCATCGCAGCGGCACTTCAAGTTCATGCTCGACGGGCTCGAGCAGGTCGAAAGAGACTTGAGGGAACTCGGAATTCCCTTCTCACTTCTGCTGGGCGACGCCGCGATCACGCTTCCGTCGTTCGCGGCGTCGATCGGCGCCGGGGCCGTAACTTGCGACTTCTCTCCGCTTGCGCCGTCGAGACGCCGGCGCAGTTTCTTGGCCAAGTCGCTGGAGATGCCGCTTGTCGAGGTCGACTCGCGGAACATCGTGCCGGCCTGGGTCGCCGCTGACAAGCACGTATATGCGGCGTTTCATCTCAGAAGCCGACACGCGAAAATGCTGCCCGAGTATCTCCTCGAGATACCGCAGCTCGAACGCCAGAGTGGCGAGTGCGAGCCGGTCGATTGGGAAGCGGCGCGGGAGTTCGTGAAAGCCGATCACCACGGTCCCGAGATTAAGATCGCTTCTGGTGAGTCGGCCGCGCGGATCGCGCTCGATGACTTCATCGCAACGCGGCTCGAGGGTTACGCCGAGCGCCGCGGTCGACCTGACGTCGATCAGCAGTCGCGGCTCTCGCCCTACCTGCACTTCGGTCAGCTCTCATGCCAACGCGCCGTGCTCGACGTGAAGGCGTCCGGGGCACCGCCCGAGGACATCGCCGAGTTCGTAGACGAAGCAGTGACCTGGCGTGAGCTCTCCGACAACTTCTGTCTCTACGTGGATGGCTATGCGAGCGCGAAGGGATTTCCCAACTGGGGCCGGAAGACACTGGACGCGCACGCCGCGGATGCTCGCGACGTCGTTTACGACTTTGACGCCTTCGAGCAGGCAGACACCCACGACGTTCTCTGGAACGCGGCGCAGCTGGAGATGGTCCGCACCGGCCGCATGCACAACTACATGCGCATGTACTGGGCAAAGAAGATCCTCGAGTGGAGTGAATCGCCCGACGAAGCTGCACGGATCGCGGTGCTGCTCAACGACCGCTACGAGCTCGACGGGCGCGATCCCAACGGGTATGCAGGGGTCGCCTGGGCAATCGGCGGCGTTCACGATCGGCCGTGGATGGAGCGCTCCGTCTACGGGAAGGTTCGGTACATGAACGAGAACGGCGCTCGGCGCAAGTTCGACGTGGATGCGTACATCAGACGCGTCGCGCCTGAGCTGCTCGACCCCCAGCTGTTCTAG
- the ruvB gene encoding Holliday junction branch migration DNA helicase RuvB: MSAPIRSASIAPAELPDDLDVSLRPRRIDEFVGQDKVKEQLRIVIEAARKREQPLDHVLFAGPPGLGKTSLAQIVADELDVPFVMTAGPALEKKGDVAAFLTALEPNSVFFVDEIHRLPRALEETFYPAMEDRKLPITVGQGAGARVVTLDLPPFTLIGATTRTGLLTTPLRDRFGVFHRLEHYDADDLAAIVTRSSEILGCPLDPAGAIEIARRSRGTPRIANRLLNRVRDYADVRADGEITEQVAADALNTFEVDHEGLDRLDRILLETICVKFGGGPVGLSTVAASLGEAEDTIEEVIEPYLLGQGLLQRTPRGRIATRAAFEHLELPIPTDAGLF; the protein is encoded by the coding sequence ATGTCAGCACCAATTCGATCGGCATCGATTGCCCCGGCCGAGTTGCCTGACGATCTCGACGTCTCGCTGCGCCCGCGCCGCATCGACGAGTTCGTCGGCCAGGACAAAGTCAAAGAGCAGCTTCGAATCGTCATCGAGGCCGCGCGCAAGCGAGAGCAGCCGCTTGATCACGTGCTCTTCGCCGGACCGCCAGGGCTTGGCAAGACCTCGCTCGCCCAGATCGTCGCCGATGAGCTGGACGTTCCGTTTGTGATGACGGCGGGCCCTGCGCTCGAGAAAAAGGGCGACGTCGCAGCGTTCCTCACCGCACTTGAGCCCAATTCCGTCTTCTTCGTCGACGAGATTCACCGGCTCCCGCGCGCCCTCGAAGAGACTTTCTATCCCGCCATGGAAGACCGCAAGTTGCCGATCACCGTCGGCCAGGGCGCTGGCGCTCGGGTCGTAACCCTTGACCTTCCGCCGTTCACCCTGATCGGCGCGACCACGCGCACGGGGTTGCTCACCACGCCGCTGCGCGACCGCTTCGGCGTGTTCCACCGCCTTGAGCACTACGACGCCGATGATCTCGCTGCGATCGTCACCCGTTCTTCAGAGATTCTCGGCTGCCCGCTCGATCCGGCCGGGGCCATCGAGATAGCCCGGCGCTCACGCGGGACCCCACGAATCGCCAACCGCCTGCTTAACCGCGTCCGCGATTACGCCGACGTCCGCGCCGACGGTGAGATCACCGAGCAGGTTGCAGCCGACGCGCTCAACACCTTCGAAGTCGACCACGAGGGTCTCGACCGCCTCGACCGCATACTGCTGGAAACGATCTGCGTCAAGTTCGGCGGCGGCCCGGTGGGCCTGTCCACTGTCGCCGCCTCGCTCGGCGAGGCCGAGGACACGATCGAAGAGGTCATCGAGCCCTACCTGCTCGGCCAAGGGCTGCTCCAGCGCACCCCCCGTGGCCGCATCGCAACCCGAGCTGCGTTTGAGCACCTCGAACTTCCGATCCCGACCGACGCCGGACTTTTCTAG
- the speB gene encoding agmatinase yields the protein MIDPLERWREYGEKPDFAGLLTYGGVPYTQDPSELVGFDVAIVGAPTDDLVSDRPGTRFAPRAIRAASCPPGPHMEAKVDAFDVLKVVDYGDAAVLPADWERTHAAITKTVSEVLSAGAIPIVLGGDHSIVEPDIRSCAAKHGPVGLIHFDTHTDTGKDVFGVEVSHGTPMYRLVEEGAIDAKRYVQIGLRGYWPGDEEFYWQAEKGITAIPMHEIQRDGIEAAVARAIEVVGDGPVFVSVDIDVLDPAFAPGTGTPGPGGMTSNDLLQACRAVASSVELVGADLVEIIPTLVGSADITALVGDRVVRELLTGVAICRSASA from the coding sequence ATGATCGATCCGCTCGAACGCTGGCGCGAATACGGAGAGAAGCCTGATTTTGCGGGACTTCTCACCTACGGGGGCGTTCCGTACACGCAGGACCCGTCCGAACTGGTCGGATTTGACGTCGCGATCGTCGGCGCGCCGACCGACGATCTTGTGAGCGATCGGCCTGGGACGCGATTTGCGCCACGAGCGATTCGCGCCGCGAGCTGCCCTCCCGGGCCACACATGGAGGCGAAGGTAGACGCCTTCGACGTTCTGAAGGTCGTTGACTACGGCGATGCCGCCGTGCTTCCGGCCGACTGGGAGCGCACGCACGCTGCGATCACCAAGACCGTCTCCGAGGTTCTGAGTGCCGGAGCCATCCCGATCGTCCTCGGCGGCGACCACTCGATCGTCGAGCCGGACATCCGTTCCTGCGCGGCAAAGCACGGCCCCGTCGGACTGATCCACTTTGACACTCACACCGACACCGGCAAGGATGTCTTCGGCGTCGAGGTCAGCCACGGGACGCCGATGTATCGCCTCGTCGAAGAGGGCGCGATCGACGCCAAGCGCTACGTGCAGATCGGCTTGCGAGGCTATTGGCCCGGAGACGAGGAATTCTATTGGCAGGCCGAAAAAGGAATCACAGCAATCCCGATGCACGAGATTCAGCGCGACGGCATCGAAGCAGCAGTTGCTCGCGCCATTGAAGTTGTTGGCGATGGACCAGTCTTCGTGAGCGTCGATATCGACGTACTCGACCCGGCGTTTGCACCCGGCACCGGCACGCCCGGGCCCGGCGGCATGACTTCGAACGACCTGCTTCAGGCTTGCCGCGCGGTTGCCTCGAGCGTCGAACTGGTCGGGGCGGATCTTGTGGAGATCATCCCGACGCTGGTCGGCTCAGCAGACATCACGGCCCTGGTCGGCGACCGCGTGGTGCGCGAGCTCTTGACAGGCGTAGCTATTTGTCGCTCAGCTTCTGCTTGA